In Pirellulales bacterium, a single window of DNA contains:
- a CDS encoding bifunctional riboflavin kinase/FAD synthetase yields the protein MAPHGVKLIRNLAELADTFRGGAVAIGNFDGVHLGHAMLAERLVGAARGAGGPAVVFTFDPHPVWILRPDSAPPPLTWTDRKAELLGELGVDAVIAYPTDTALLELSAEDFFRRIVVERLAAKDVVEGTNFYFGHGRAGTIDVLRRLCRAAKIGLDVVEPVMIGGEPVSSSRVRRLVAAGSVDDARQLLTQPYRVRGMVRHGAGRGAKLGFPTANVDAIDTLLPGPGVYAGRAAAGGALWPAAINVGPNPTFGEQAMKVEVHLIGFQGSLYGEPLEVDFLSRLRDIQRFDNVAALLAQVGTDVAEAKRRAERD from the coding sequence ATGGCGCCGCACGGCGTGAAACTGATCCGCAATCTGGCCGAGTTGGCCGACACGTTTCGCGGCGGAGCCGTGGCGATCGGCAATTTCGACGGCGTGCACCTGGGCCATGCCATGCTCGCCGAGCGACTGGTCGGCGCTGCTCGCGGCGCCGGTGGGCCGGCAGTCGTGTTTACATTCGATCCGCATCCGGTGTGGATCCTGCGGCCTGACTCGGCCCCGCCTCCGTTGACCTGGACCGATCGCAAAGCAGAGTTGCTCGGCGAGTTGGGCGTCGACGCCGTGATCGCGTATCCGACCGACACGGCCTTGCTCGAGCTTTCGGCCGAAGATTTTTTTCGCCGGATCGTCGTCGAACGGCTGGCCGCGAAGGACGTGGTCGAAGGAACGAACTTTTATTTCGGCCACGGCCGGGCCGGCACCATCGACGTGCTGCGGCGATTATGCCGGGCAGCGAAGATCGGCCTGGACGTTGTCGAACCGGTGATGATCGGCGGCGAGCCGGTTTCCAGTTCGCGCGTTCGCCGCCTTGTCGCTGCAGGCTCGGTCGACGACGCTCGGCAATTGCTTACGCAACCGTATCGTGTTCGCGGCATGGTGCGGCATGGGGCCGGGCGCGGGGCGAAATTGGGGTTTCCCACGGCCAACGTCGACGCCATCGACACGCTTTTGCCCGGGCCCGGGGTATATGCCGGTCGAGCTGCGGCGGGCGGGGCGCTGTGGCCGGCTGCGATCAATGTCGGCCCGAATCCGACGTTTGGCGAGCAGGCGATGAAGGTCGAAGTGCATTTGATCGGCTTTCAAGGTTCGCTCTACGGCGAGCCCCTGGAGGTTGACTTTCTATCCCGACTGCGAGACATTCAGCGGTTCGACAACGTGGCCGCGCTGTTGGCCCAAGTCGGGACCGACGTGGCCGAAGCCAAACGCCGCGCGGAGCGCGATTGA